One genomic window of Actinoplanes lobatus includes the following:
- the mgrA gene encoding L-glyceraldehyde 3-phosphate reductase: MTYFPAADRYREMIYRRAGRSGLKLPAISLGLWHNFGDSRPIDRQRAIVRRAFDLGVTHFDLANNYGPPPGSAETKFGAILNTDLKHHRDELVISSKAGYTMWDGPYGDWGSRKYLVSSLDQSLKRMGLDYVDVFYHHRPDPETPLEETMTALDAIVRSGKALYVGISNYRSEQAALAADLLRELGTPLLIHQPSYSILNRWIEHDRLLDTLEAAGAGCIAFSPLQQGLLTDRYLTGIPEDSRIRTSVFLNESALDKNTLARLHTLDDIAKRRGQSLAQMALAWALRDERMTSLIIGASSVEQLENNIAALGRIGFDQSELDEIDATVLDL; this comes from the coding sequence GTGACGTACTTCCCTGCCGCCGACCGCTACCGCGAGATGATCTACCGTCGTGCTGGTCGCAGTGGCCTCAAGCTTCCCGCCATCAGCCTCGGCCTCTGGCACAACTTCGGTGACTCCCGCCCCATCGACCGTCAGCGCGCCATCGTCCGCCGCGCCTTCGACCTCGGGGTCACCCACTTCGACCTGGCCAACAACTACGGGCCGCCGCCGGGCAGCGCGGAGACCAAGTTCGGCGCCATCCTCAACACCGACCTCAAGCACCACCGCGACGAGCTGGTCATCTCGTCGAAGGCCGGCTACACGATGTGGGACGGCCCGTACGGCGACTGGGGCTCCCGCAAGTACCTGGTCTCGTCGCTGGACCAGTCGCTGAAGCGGATGGGCCTCGACTACGTCGACGTCTTCTACCACCACCGGCCCGACCCGGAGACCCCGCTCGAGGAGACGATGACCGCCCTGGACGCCATCGTGCGCTCCGGGAAAGCGCTCTACGTCGGCATCTCCAACTACCGGTCCGAGCAGGCCGCCCTGGCCGCCGACCTGCTCCGTGAGCTGGGCACGCCGCTGCTGATCCACCAGCCGTCCTACTCGATCCTGAACCGGTGGATCGAGCACGACCGGCTGCTCGACACCCTCGAGGCGGCCGGGGCGGGGTGCATCGCGTTCAGCCCGCTCCAGCAGGGTCTGCTCACCGACCGTTACCTGACCGGCATCCCGGAGGACTCGCGGATCCGCACCAGCGTGTTCCTCAACGAGAGCGCCCTGGACAAGAACACCCTGGCGCGGCTGCACACGCTCGACGACATCGCGAAGCGGCGCGGGCAGTCGCTGGCCCAGATGGCGCTGGCGTGGGCGCTGCGCGACGAGCGGATGACCAGCCTGATCATCGGCGCGTCCAGCGTCGAGCAGCTGGAGAACAACATCGCCGCCCTGGGCAGGATCGGCTTCGACCAGAGCGAGCTGGACGAAATCGACGCGACGGTGCTGGACCTGTAG